Genomic window (Capsicum annuum cultivar UCD-10X-F1 unplaced genomic scaffold, UCD10Xv1.1 ctg81158, whole genome shotgun sequence):
TCACAAAGAGGGTAACCCAACTCCTCCGAGCTAAGCCGATCCCAAACATCATCCAATATGATAACAATGTTCTTCATTTGTCTGAATGCCCGGTTTAATCGGTCCGCCCTTCTGTGTTCATCGTCCTCATCTGATAGGTCCAGCTTCATAATTTTGGCAAGGTCGTCTTGTAGTCCTTTGATGCTAAACCCTTGAGAGACCGTTAGCCAATGGACTTGATAACGACTATCTTCAAGAAGAAGATTATATGTATACTTTGCCAAAGTGGTTTTACCCACCCCTCCCATACCATATATACGGATGCTTGAGGCATTCTCATCCTGTAACCACGTCCAAATCACTTCTATATTCTGTTTTGATGTTT
Coding sequences:
- the LOC124895299 gene encoding disease resistance protein SUMM2-like, which gives rise to MDGRVGELLEKSRHFGELVFDAYESEECPMQVQPVQEETSKQNIEVIWTWLQDENASSIRIYGMGGVGKTTLAKYTYNLLLEDSRYQVHWLTVSQGFSIKGLQDDLAKIMKLDLSDEDDEHRRADRLNRAFRQMKNIVIILDDVWDRLSSEELGYPLCEEGCRLILTSRSSEV